The Platichthys flesus chromosome 8, fPlaFle2.1, whole genome shotgun sequence genome has a window encoding:
- the lrrtm2 gene encoding leucine-rich repeat transmembrane neuronal protein 2: MGFHSRWPLVGPAPAALCLCVISMLLVCQLPPASCTTCPQKCRCEDLQFYCDTQGLQAPPDGVDKGALGLSLRHNSITELSPDQFYGFGQLTWLHLDHNQITTVQEDAFQGLYKLKDLNLSSNRITKLPNTTFIHLINLQILDLSFNQMTALEPELFHGLRKLQILHLRSNLLRTTPVRAFWDCRSLEYLGLSSNRLRSMARNGFAGLIKLKELHLEHNQLTKINLAHFPRLVALQFLYLQWNKISNLTCGMEWSWTTLEKLDLTGNEIRVLTPDVFQTLPNLKILLLDNNKLSSLDPQVMEMWQSLGTVGLSSNLWDCTKRICSLATWLSTFKGRWEHSILCHSPEYAQGEEILDAVYGFQLCQNFSAPVVQTISTTTDASTATEITSSLFGIMQLTPTQDYAEDFGRFTTVTTTTTTTQTPLTAQATTAALEEAAVTDDFSAMDNTVMTHRVIIGTMALLFSLFFIIFVVYISRRCCPPTLRRIRHCSAIQNRRQMRTQQRQPMADLATQVPYNEYEPSHEEGALVIINGYGQCKCQQLPYKECEV, translated from the exons ATGG GTTTCCATTCAAGGTGGCCATTGGTGGGACCTGCACCAGcggctctgtgtctgtgtgtgatcagCATGCTCCTAGTGTGCCAGCTGCCTCCTGCATCGTGCACAACCTGCCCTCAAAAATGCCGCTGTGAGGACCTGCAGTTCTACTGCGACACCCAGGGGCTTCAGGCACCCCCAGATGGTGTGGACAAGGGGGCCCTGGGGTTGTCACTACGTCACAACAGCATCACTGAGCTGAGCCCTGATCAGTTCTATGGATTCGGCCAGCTGACCTGGCTACACCTTGACCACAACCAGATTACCACTGTACAAGAGGATGCCTTTCAAGGGCTCTACAAGCTGAAGGACCTCAATCTGAGCTCTAATCGTATCACCAAGTTGCCCAATACAACCTTCATCCACCTCATCAACCTCCAGATACTGGACCTGTCCTTCAATCAGATGACTGCATTGGAACCTGAACTATTTCACGGACTGAGGAAGCTCCAGATACTCCACCTTCGTTCAAATTTACTTCGCACCACACCTGTTCGAGCATTCTGGGACTGCCGCAGCCTGGAATATCTGGGCCTGAGCAGCAACCGTCTAAGAAGTATGGCACGAAATGGATTTGCTGGGCTCATTAAGCTTAAAGAGCTCCACTTGGAGCACAATCAGCTGACCAAGATCAACTTGGCCCATTTCCCTCGCCTTGTTGCTCTGCAGTTTCTGTATCTGCAATGGAATAAAATCAGCAACCTAACATGTGGCATGGAGTGGAGCTGGACCACTTTAGAGAAGCTCGACCTTACAGGAAATGAAATTCGTGTCCTCACACCTGATGTGTTTCAAACGCTGCCAAATTTAAAGATTTTGCTGTTGGATAACAACAAACTAAGCAGTCTGGATCCTCAAGTCATGGAAATGTGGCAGTCTCTGGGCACCGTTGGGCTGTCTAGCAACCTGTGGGATTGTACCAAAAGGATTTGCTCTCTGGCCACTTGGCTAAGCACCTTTAAGGGAAGGTGGGAACATTCCATTCTCTGCCATAGTCCTGAATATGCCCAAGGGGAGGAGATACTTGATGCTGTCTATGGATTCCAGCTTTGTCAGAATTTTTCAGCGCCAGTTGTTCAGACAATCAGTACAACCACAGACGCTTCTACAGCTACAGAGATCACAAGCTCCCTGTTTGGAATTATGCAGCTGACCCCCACGCAGGACTATGCGGAGGATTTTGGGAGATTTACCACGGTCACTACCAcgacaaccacaacacaaacaccactcaCTGCTCAAGCAACTACTGCTGCATTGGAAGAGGCAGCAGTAACGGATGACTTCTCGGCAATGGACAACACTGTTATGACTCATAGGGTTATAATTGGAACTATGGCCCttctattttcattatttttcatcattttcgTTGTGTATATCTCACGGAGGTGCTGCCCTCCCACCCTGCGCCGGATACGCCACTGTTCGGCCATACAGAACCGCAGACAGATGAGGACCCAGCAGCGGCAGCCTATGGCAGATCTAGCAACACAGGTACCATATAATGAATATGAGCCCAGTCACGAAGAAGGGGCACTCGTGATCATCAATGGCTATGGGCAGTGCAAGTGTCAGCAACTGCCTTACAAAGAGTGTGAAGTATGA